One genomic region from Marinomonas maritima encodes:
- the dcm gene encoding DNA (cytosine-5-)-methyltransferase: MTTNANNLNADTIKSIRENLGLGRTEFANLLGLGSQGERTVRGWETEEHRPSKKKIEAILALESQLKEIQGTAPLVFKEQTPSFKFIDLFAGIGGIRLPFQELGGECVFTSEWDKFAQKTYLANYADMPSGDITQIKAADVPDHDILLGGFPCQSFSQAGHGKGFSDTRGTMFFEIQRLLVEKRPKAFMLENVKQLRGHDKGRTLNTIQAILRGEFELEVPDDIPLSEEARKALSEKLNYWVDFKVLRAADFGVPQNRERVFIVGFDKDYYSEVDIAEQFAWPEPPCIPTKLGDILEDLSNISAAADKFTISDRLWAGHQKRKEQHKEKGNGFGYTLYNHDSDYTNTISARYYKDGSEILIDQSELGKNPRKLTPRECARLQGFPEEFIVDAVSQGQIYKQFGNSVCVDVVRAVAKSMITFMSSKLVKDKAA; encoded by the coding sequence ATGACAACAAATGCCAACAATCTTAATGCCGATACTATTAAAAGTATACGAGAGAATCTTGGGCTAGGCCGTACCGAGTTTGCGAACCTTTTGGGATTGGGTAGCCAAGGCGAAAGAACCGTTAGAGGATGGGAGACAGAAGAGCACCGTCCGTCTAAAAAGAAAATAGAGGCGATATTGGCGCTAGAGAGCCAACTTAAAGAGATTCAAGGTACTGCACCGCTTGTGTTTAAAGAGCAAACACCCAGCTTTAAATTTATCGATTTATTTGCTGGAATCGGTGGTATACGCCTGCCGTTCCAAGAGTTGGGTGGCGAATGTGTCTTCACTTCTGAGTGGGATAAATTTGCACAGAAAACGTATCTTGCCAATTACGCTGATATGCCTAGTGGTGACATCACACAAATTAAAGCGGCTGATGTTCCTGATCACGATATTCTATTGGGTGGTTTTCCTTGCCAGAGCTTTTCCCAAGCAGGTCATGGAAAAGGGTTTAGTGACACACGAGGCACGATGTTCTTTGAGATACAGCGTCTACTTGTTGAAAAGCGCCCTAAAGCCTTCATGTTGGAAAACGTTAAACAATTAAGAGGTCACGACAAAGGACGCACTTTAAATACGATTCAAGCAATTCTACGTGGCGAATTTGAACTAGAAGTACCTGATGATATTCCGCTTAGTGAAGAAGCGAGAAAGGCACTTTCTGAAAAGTTAAACTACTGGGTTGATTTTAAAGTATTACGAGCAGCTGACTTTGGTGTTCCTCAAAACCGAGAAAGGGTGTTTATCGTTGGCTTTGATAAAGACTACTACTCGGAAGTTGATATTGCCGAACAGTTTGCGTGGCCAGAGCCGCCATGCATCCCTACAAAACTGGGTGATATTCTTGAAGACCTTTCAAATATCTCCGCTGCAGCTGATAAGTTTACTATCTCTGATCGATTGTGGGCTGGCCATCAAAAGCGTAAAGAGCAACACAAAGAGAAAGGTAATGGCTTCGGTTATACACTGTATAACCATGATAGTGACTATACGAACACCATCAGCGCTAGATACTACAAAGATGGCTCTGAAATTCTGATAGATCAGAGTGAACTGGGTAAAAACCCTCGTAAACTAACCCCGAGAGAATGCGCAAGATTACAGGGCTTTCCTGAAGAGTTCATTGTGGATGCGGTATCTCAAGGGCAGATTTATAAGCAATTTGGAAACTCTGTTTGTGTAGACGTTGTTCGTGCGGTAGCCAAGTCTATGATCACCTTTATGAGCTCAAAATTAGTAAAAGATAAAGCGGCGTAA
- a CDS encoding ATP-binding protein, protein MKKAMMVVALTALGYFLLGVAGLAVSIPPGYATIIWPAAGLAVTAVMLFPRQAPWGVFIGSLLVNIWATWSNYQTIAWLLPTLIALGSTLQSCVGAYLVRRFIGIPFLFHQTRLVFRFLFLAGILSTLIGASVGSLSLLSLGIINKEDFLTNWLIWWGGDMMGVLVIVPWLAACFPRFFGNDFKHPFRLLGCFLFVLFITAALSLGSSYSEWSKQKKEFRTNAELLEVLLNNRIKNTVDMLYSFVGLVNGSEQLEAKKFEAFADSVIEREDSILGVSLNFAVSGDDIPRFEREIQKNYPNNVFQVKERGIDGKLLPVSPRSQHIVVTFLSPLEGNKAALGYDVYSQSDRRFALDQAISAKQVYPTAPIKLVQNSDGVLLFLPFFHSTTGAFLGVATAAIGLESLTDTIFQRGLLPNTDLYLVDLHEGADVHESILVAKSESANLPLNELISRYKADDFNHAVCLDIIVGAKKWRLFQISESYFFKQPWIVQFILVCGFLVTGLFGWFLLIVGSHSAAVESKVRLRTKDLQLANESLKVSELEQSKAKEEAEEANRAKSEFLANMSHEIRTPLNGVIGCLSLLMSTKLEAEQAHLAKLSQHSAESLLDIINDILDLSKIEMGNLVLEKHTFELQDLIEEVTNLFVLKAEEKGIVLNSPATPVPELNLIGDRLRLKQVLVNLMGNAMKFTQDGEVALHIIVESLADDTVILRVSIVDTGIGISKESQKHLFHRFKQADGSTTRKFGGTGLGLAISKEIVGAMGGDIGLTSMEGKGSTFWLNVPFAFAPGVAPPKKIAHEVNVTLVYRNKTGREYIGALLDSFGVTYDSYDNLASAVAESKWTSHAVLVDLDALQHAASSDVLAFDRLSQKRQLKRVLFHGRTNVNYDLESYTESLIKPVFRHSLLNVLEKLKPLREGDLNMAVKEVETTPEGRPVFNAKVLLAEDNLTNQIVACGLLKLYGVEVVVAENGQKAVELAQSTQFDLIFMDCQMPVMDGYEATRTIRQFVDGKTPADVAIVALSANAMKGDEDECFAAGMNAHIAKPISQDKLISILKKWLP, encoded by the coding sequence ATGAAAAAAGCAATGATGGTCGTGGCATTGACTGCTCTGGGGTATTTTCTCCTAGGCGTTGCAGGTCTTGCTGTCTCTATTCCACCTGGTTACGCTACTATTATTTGGCCGGCCGCTGGATTGGCTGTTACTGCGGTTATGCTTTTTCCAAGACAAGCACCATGGGGCGTTTTTATAGGCTCTTTGTTGGTGAATATATGGGCGACATGGTCAAACTATCAGACGATAGCGTGGTTACTTCCTACCCTTATTGCTCTGGGATCTACTTTACAATCTTGTGTTGGTGCCTACTTGGTTAGGCGTTTTATTGGTATCCCTTTCTTATTTCATCAAACTCGCTTGGTGTTTCGCTTTCTCTTTTTGGCCGGTATTTTATCAACCTTGATTGGTGCCAGTGTTGGTTCTTTGTCTCTGCTTTCACTTGGTATTATCAATAAAGAAGACTTTCTCACAAACTGGTTGATTTGGTGGGGCGGTGACATGATGGGGGTTCTAGTGATAGTCCCTTGGCTAGCGGCGTGTTTTCCGCGTTTTTTTGGTAATGATTTTAAGCACCCTTTTCGCTTGCTGGGTTGTTTTCTTTTTGTTTTGTTTATTACTGCGGCACTTTCATTGGGGAGCAGTTATTCAGAATGGAGCAAGCAAAAAAAGGAATTTCGTACCAACGCTGAACTGTTAGAAGTGCTTTTGAATAACCGTATTAAGAATACGGTGGATATGTTGTACAGTTTTGTAGGTCTGGTTAATGGTAGTGAACAGCTTGAAGCGAAAAAATTTGAGGCGTTTGCGGACAGCGTTATAGAGCGAGAAGACTCTATTCTTGGCGTGTCATTAAATTTTGCGGTTTCGGGCGATGATATTCCTCGTTTTGAAAGAGAAATACAGAAAAACTATCCCAATAATGTCTTTCAAGTAAAGGAAAGAGGCATTGATGGGAAGCTTTTACCGGTTAGCCCAAGATCGCAGCATATAGTGGTGACTTTTCTGAGTCCGTTAGAAGGTAATAAAGCCGCGTTGGGATACGATGTTTACTCACAATCTGATCGACGCTTTGCACTTGATCAAGCCATCTCCGCAAAGCAAGTCTATCCAACGGCGCCGATAAAACTGGTTCAAAATAGCGATGGTGTGCTCTTATTTTTGCCTTTCTTTCATAGTACAACGGGCGCTTTTTTAGGCGTTGCTACCGCGGCAATAGGGTTGGAGTCACTAACAGATACTATTTTTCAACGAGGTTTGTTGCCAAATACAGACCTGTACTTGGTTGATCTTCACGAGGGTGCGGATGTTCACGAATCAATTTTAGTGGCTAAAAGTGAATCGGCTAATTTGCCTTTAAATGAACTTATCTCTCGTTACAAAGCCGATGATTTTAATCACGCCGTGTGCTTGGATATTATCGTCGGTGCTAAAAAGTGGCGTTTATTTCAAATCAGTGAAAGTTACTTCTTCAAACAGCCTTGGATTGTGCAATTCATTTTAGTATGTGGTTTTTTAGTGACGGGGTTATTTGGTTGGTTTTTATTGATTGTGGGTAGTCACTCAGCCGCAGTGGAAAGCAAGGTGCGGTTAAGAACGAAGGATTTACAATTAGCCAATGAAAGCTTGAAAGTGTCCGAATTAGAGCAGAGTAAGGCGAAAGAGGAAGCGGAAGAAGCAAACCGTGCTAAAAGTGAGTTCTTGGCGAATATGAGCCACGAAATTCGAACACCGTTAAATGGGGTTATTGGCTGCCTTTCTTTATTAATGAGTACTAAGCTGGAAGCGGAGCAAGCGCATTTAGCAAAACTATCGCAGCACAGTGCTGAGTCTCTTCTAGACATTATTAATGACATTCTAGATTTGTCTAAGATCGAGATGGGAAACCTTGTGTTAGAAAAACACACTTTTGAGTTGCAAGACTTGATTGAGGAAGTGACCAACCTCTTTGTTTTAAAGGCCGAAGAAAAAGGCATTGTACTGAACTCTCCTGCGACTCCTGTTCCTGAACTAAACTTGATCGGTGATCGATTGCGCCTTAAGCAGGTGTTGGTAAATTTGATGGGCAATGCCATGAAATTTACGCAGGATGGGGAAGTTGCACTGCATATTATTGTTGAGTCGTTAGCAGATGATACGGTTATATTGCGAGTTTCTATTGTAGACACGGGCATTGGTATCTCTAAAGAAAGTCAAAAGCACCTGTTCCATCGTTTTAAGCAAGCAGATGGTTCGACAACTCGTAAATTTGGTGGGACTGGACTTGGGCTGGCAATTAGCAAAGAGATAGTGGGTGCCATGGGTGGTGACATTGGTTTAACGTCAATGGAAGGAAAAGGCTCGACATTTTGGCTTAACGTACCTTTTGCGTTCGCGCCTGGTGTGGCGCCGCCTAAAAAGATCGCTCATGAAGTAAACGTTACTTTGGTCTATCGAAATAAAACGGGGCGTGAGTATATTGGTGCATTGCTGGATTCATTTGGGGTGACTTATGACTCTTATGATAACTTAGCCAGTGCTGTTGCTGAGAGTAAGTGGACGAGTCATGCTGTGTTGGTGGATTTGGATGCATTACAGCATGCCGCTTCTTCTGATGTTTTAGCGTTTGATCGCCTTAGTCAAAAGCGGCAACTAAAACGAGTGCTCTTTCATGGTCGTACTAATGTGAACTATGATTTAGAGTCCTATACTGAATCATTAATTAAGCCCGTATTTCGTCATTCATTGCTGAATGTATTAGAAAAACTAAAGCCTTTACGTGAAGGAGATCTCAACATGGCGGTAAAAGAAGTTGAAACAACGCCTGAAGGCCGGCCAGTATTTAACGCAAAAGTATTGTTAGCAGAAGATAATCTAACCAATCAAATTGTGGCCTGCGGTTTGCTGAAGTTATATGGCGTGGAGGTCGTGGTGGCTGAAAATGGCCAAAAAGCGGTTGAGCTGGCGCAATCAACCCAGTTTGACCTAATCTTTATGGATTGTCAGATGCCAGTTATGGATGGTTACGAAGCAACGCGCACCATTCGTCAATTTGTCGATGGGAAGACGCCAGCCGATGTGGCCATTGTTGCGCTGAGCGCCAATGCCATGAAAGGGGATGAAGACGAGTGTTTTGCCGCAGGTATGAATGCCCATATTGCAAAGCCAATTTCACAAGATAAGCTGATCTCGATACTTAAAAAATGGCTTCCTTAG
- a CDS encoding Hpt domain-containing protein, with translation MFEVKVFDNTDYESRLACNHELMVLVAGEFIKEAAGLLDALQAHMEGQDLHNFDLVVHRLKGAALEVSAYRFCRLIGEVEVLVAQRNSDALPKSLMALREEFRSLVFALNQELLM, from the coding sequence ATGTTTGAGGTAAAGGTATTTGATAATACAGATTACGAAAGTCGGCTGGCGTGCAATCACGAATTGATGGTGTTGGTCGCCGGAGAGTTTATTAAAGAAGCTGCTGGTTTATTGGACGCTTTACAGGCTCATATGGAAGGTCAAGATTTGCATAATTTTGATCTTGTAGTGCATCGACTAAAAGGCGCCGCTTTAGAGGTGTCTGCATATCGGTTTTGTCGGTTAATTGGTGAAGTAGAAGTCTTGGTGGCACAGCGCAACAGTGACGCACTTCCGAAAAGCCTTATGGCGTTGAGGGAGGAGTTTAGGTCATTAGTGTTTGCTTTGAATCAGGAGCTCCTAATGTAG
- the ugpB gene encoding sn-glycerol-3-phosphate ABC transporter substrate-binding protein UgpB, which yields MHKLKLASVVVGLSIAGSALAATEVEWWHAMGGANGEKVNEIAKNFNDSQDAYEVKPVYKGNYTETMTSAIAAFRAKQQPAIVQVFEVGTASMMAAKGAIYPVHQLMRESGQPFDESTYLSAVTGYYTSSEGKMLSMPFNSSTPVLYYNKDLFKKAGISQAPKTWQDVESVSKKLQASGVTCGFTTSWQSWVQLENFSSRHNVPFASLDNGFGGLKTELKFNGPLQVAHVKKMGEWQKSGVFSYSGRTNDGAAKFYSQECAMFTESSAGYAGIKRNAKFDFGVAELPYWEGKVKQPSNTIIGGASLWVLQGHTKEEYKGVASFLSYLSRASVQADWHQFSGYLPITHAAYDLTKGQGFYAANPGTETGVVQMTTGTPTANTKGLRLGNFVQIRGVIDEALESVWSGDVDAQTALDTAVERGNSLLRKFEKAND from the coding sequence ATGCATAAATTGAAATTAGCGTCGGTGGTTGTTGGTTTGTCTATTGCTGGTTCAGCATTGGCAGCGACGGAAGTAGAATGGTGGCACGCAATGGGTGGTGCCAATGGTGAAAAAGTAAATGAAATCGCTAAAAACTTTAACGATTCTCAAGATGCGTACGAAGTAAAGCCGGTTTATAAAGGAAATTACACAGAAACCATGACGTCTGCTATTGCCGCGTTCCGAGCAAAGCAGCAGCCTGCTATCGTTCAAGTATTTGAAGTGGGTACCGCTAGCATGATGGCGGCGAAAGGCGCGATTTACCCTGTGCATCAATTGATGCGTGAATCCGGTCAACCGTTTGATGAAAGTACGTATTTAAGCGCAGTCACAGGCTATTACACCAGCAGTGAAGGCAAAATGTTGTCCATGCCGTTCAATAGCTCAACGCCTGTTTTGTACTACAACAAAGATTTATTTAAAAAAGCGGGTATTAGCCAAGCACCGAAAACGTGGCAAGATGTAGAAAGTGTTTCTAAGAAGCTTCAAGCGTCTGGTGTGACCTGTGGCTTTACCACGTCTTGGCAGTCTTGGGTTCAATTAGAAAACTTCAGTTCACGTCACAATGTACCATTTGCATCACTTGATAATGGTTTTGGCGGTTTGAAAACAGAGTTGAAGTTTAATGGTCCTCTTCAAGTGGCTCATGTTAAGAAAATGGGTGAATGGCAAAAAAGTGGTGTTTTTAGTTACTCAGGACGCACAAACGATGGCGCTGCAAAATTCTATAGCCAAGAGTGCGCTATGTTTACCGAGTCGTCTGCCGGTTATGCGGGAATCAAACGTAATGCCAAATTTGATTTTGGTGTCGCAGAGCTTCCTTATTGGGAAGGCAAAGTAAAGCAGCCTTCTAATACCATTATCGGTGGCGCTTCTTTGTGGGTTCTTCAAGGTCACACTAAAGAGGAATACAAAGGCGTTGCGTCTTTCCTAAGCTACTTGTCTCGTGCGTCTGTTCAGGCGGATTGGCATCAATTCTCTGGTTATCTGCCAATTACTCACGCGGCGTATGATTTGACCAAAGGACAAGGTTTCTACGCCGCTAATCCAGGCACAGAAACCGGTGTTGTTCAGATGACAACCGGTACGCCAACAGCGAACACGAAAGGCTTGCGTTTGGGTAACTTCGTTCAAATTCGTGGTGTGATCGATGAAGCACTTGAGTCTGTATGGAGTGGTGATGTTGATGCACAAACCGCATTAGACACAGCGGTGGAGCGTGGTAACTCTCTACTTCGTAAGTTTGAAAAAGCGAACGATTAA
- the ugpA gene encoding sn-glycerol-3-phosphate ABC transporter permease UgpA produces the protein MTVTFPQKGLPWLLLLPQLVVTAIFFLWPAEQALEQAFYLEDAFGLSREFVGFENFIDLFTDPLYYQSILTTLFFSFSVAVVGMSVALLLAVMADRIIRGKLAYQTLLIWPYAVAPALAGVLWWILFDPSMGPIALWLTSAGVDWNHYLNGNQAMILVVIASTWKQISYNFLFFLAGLQAVPRSLIEAAAIDGASPFKRFWTIVFPLLSPTTFFLLVVNLVYAFFETFGVIDATTKGGPGQSTTTLVYKVFDDGFVGLDLGGSAAQSVILMGIVGLMTVIQFRFIERKVQYS, from the coding sequence ATGACGGTTACCTTCCCTCAAAAAGGCCTACCTTGGTTATTGTTACTGCCTCAGTTGGTGGTGACAGCGATTTTTTTTCTATGGCCTGCCGAACAAGCATTAGAGCAAGCGTTTTATCTAGAGGACGCCTTCGGTTTAAGTCGCGAGTTTGTTGGTTTTGAAAATTTTATCGATTTATTTACCGATCCACTGTATTACCAATCTATTTTAACCACATTATTTTTTAGTTTTTCGGTTGCCGTTGTTGGTATGTCGGTTGCGTTATTACTGGCGGTGATGGCGGATCGTATTATTCGCGGTAAGTTGGCATATCAAACCTTGTTGATTTGGCCTTACGCAGTTGCTCCTGCCTTAGCGGGTGTGCTTTGGTGGATATTATTTGATCCTAGCATGGGGCCGATTGCCTTGTGGCTAACGTCTGCTGGTGTGGATTGGAACCATTACCTTAATGGCAACCAAGCAATGATTTTGGTGGTGATTGCGTCAACATGGAAGCAAATAAGCTACAACTTCTTGTTTTTCCTAGCGGGTTTACAAGCGGTGCCTCGTTCGCTGATCGAAGCGGCGGCGATCGATGGGGCGAGTCCATTTAAACGCTTTTGGACCATTGTCTTTCCTCTTTTGTCTCCAACGACGTTTTTCCTGTTAGTCGTTAACCTCGTGTACGCCTTTTTTGAAACCTTTGGTGTGATCGATGCTACAACCAAAGGTGGCCCAGGACAAAGTACGACCACCTTGGTGTATAAAGTGTTTGATGATGGTTTTGTTGGTTTAGATCTTGGTGGCTCTGCGGCTCAATCTGTTATTTTGATGGGAATAGTCGGCCTGATGACCGTTATTCAGTTTCGTTTTATTGAGCGTAAGGTGCAGTACTCATGA
- the ugpE gene encoding sn-glycerol-3-phosphate ABC transporter permease UgpE, translated as MIENRPWLTVTSHATLMVGIALVALPVWMALVASTHPASAFGVGHIPLWFGDAGVETWKTVLFEKAGNGVETPVFLMMLNSLVMALGITFGKIAISLLSAYAIVFFRFPFRNFCFWVIFMTLMLPVEVRIVPTYEVVANLDLLNSYTGLTLPLIASATATFLFRQCFLSIPGELVEAARMDGAGPWRFFFDILLPLSRTNIAALFVILFIYGWNQYLWPLLITTDDAYYTLVMSIKRMLSVTDGDIAWNQIMATTLLAMLPPVAVVIGMQKLFVKGLVDSEK; from the coding sequence ATGATCGAAAATCGACCTTGGTTAACGGTGACTAGCCACGCGACATTAATGGTGGGGATTGCGTTGGTTGCCTTACCGGTGTGGATGGCGTTGGTGGCTTCAACGCATCCAGCTTCCGCTTTTGGTGTCGGGCACATTCCTTTGTGGTTTGGTGATGCCGGCGTGGAAACATGGAAGACGGTGTTGTTTGAAAAAGCCGGTAATGGTGTGGAAACGCCTGTTTTTTTGATGATGCTGAATTCGTTGGTGATGGCGCTGGGGATTACCTTCGGTAAAATTGCCATTTCGTTGTTGTCTGCTTATGCCATTGTTTTCTTTCGTTTTCCCTTCCGCAATTTTTGTTTTTGGGTCATTTTCATGACGCTAATGCTTCCTGTCGAAGTACGAATTGTACCGACTTATGAGGTAGTGGCGAATCTTGATTTACTGAACAGTTATACGGGTTTAACGCTGCCTTTAATTGCCAGTGCGACGGCGACGTTTTTGTTTCGTCAGTGCTTTTTGAGTATCCCGGGTGAATTGGTTGAAGCCGCAAGAATGGATGGCGCGGGGCCGTGGCGTTTCTTTTTTGATATTTTGCTGCCCTTGTCTCGGACAAACATTGCGGCATTGTTTGTGATTTTATTTATATATGGCTGGAATCAATATTTATGGCCTTTGCTGATCACCACAGACGACGCTTATTACACCTTGGTAATGAGTATTAAGCGCATGTTATCGGTTACCGATGGCGACATTGCGTGGAACCAGATTATGGCGACGACCTTGCTTGCGATGTTGCCGCCTGTTGCGGTGGTTATTGGTATGCAGAAGTTGTTTGTTAAAGGCTTAGTGGATTCGGAGAAGTAG
- the ugpC gene encoding sn-glycerol-3-phosphate ABC transporter ATP-binding protein UgpC: protein MTDVVLEKIGKTYPNGYHAIPSVDLSIEEGEFIVLVGPSGCGKSTLLRMVAGLESISDGELRIRGERMNEKEPAERDIAMVFQNYALYPHMTVYNNMAYGLKNRGVPKEQIEEKVSGVAEMLGLTELLQRKPGQLSGGQRQRVAMGRAMVRDPKVFLFDEPLSNLDAKLRVQMRVEIRQLQRKLGTTTLYVTHDQVEAMTLADRLVVLNKGRAEQIGTPMDIYNQPATPFVAAFIGSPSMNLMDANVTEQGIKITETFTLPLSHEHRGAIVWGIRPEHLVVSDEQNADFALRIQAVESLGAETLIHGVLEEESGKGKSMVVRLAGPHLPDINSLMWLTAPVQHWHLFDAKTQQRL, encoded by the coding sequence ATGACGGATGTTGTTTTAGAAAAAATTGGTAAAACTTACCCTAACGGTTATCACGCCATTCCCAGTGTGGATCTGTCTATTGAAGAAGGTGAGTTCATTGTTTTAGTGGGCCCATCAGGTTGTGGTAAGTCGACGTTGCTGCGCATGGTCGCGGGTTTGGAAAGTATTTCTGACGGTGAGCTACGTATTCGTGGCGAGCGCATGAATGAAAAAGAGCCAGCAGAGCGTGATATCGCCATGGTATTCCAGAATTACGCCTTGTATCCGCATATGACGGTTTATAACAATATGGCGTATGGTTTGAAAAATCGCGGTGTGCCGAAAGAACAGATTGAAGAAAAAGTTTCGGGCGTGGCTGAGATGCTGGGTCTGACTGAATTATTGCAGCGTAAACCGGGTCAGTTATCTGGCGGCCAGCGTCAGCGTGTGGCAATGGGGCGTGCGATGGTGCGAGACCCGAAAGTATTTTTATTCGATGAGCCATTGTCGAATCTTGATGCCAAGTTACGCGTACAGATGCGAGTCGAAATCCGTCAGTTACAGCGTAAATTAGGAACGACGACGTTATATGTGACGCACGATCAGGTTGAAGCCATGACGTTGGCGGATCGATTGGTGGTATTGAACAAAGGCAGGGCGGAGCAAATCGGTACGCCGATGGATATATACAATCAACCAGCCACCCCTTTTGTGGCGGCGTTTATTGGCTCTCCTTCCATGAATTTGATGGACGCTAATGTGACGGAGCAAGGCATAAAAATTACTGAAACGTTTACTCTGCCGCTTTCTCATGAGCACCGCGGCGCCATTGTGTGGGGGATTCGCCCAGAGCATTTAGTGGTGTCGGATGAGCAAAATGCGGATTTCGCTTTGCGTATACAAGCGGTAGAATCATTGGGCGCTGAGACTTTGATACATGGCGTATTAGAAGAAGAGTCTGGGAAGGGTAAATCGATGGTAGTGCGTCTGGCTGGGCCGCATTTACCGGACATAAACAGTCTTATGTGGCTGACCGCACCAGTACAACATTGGCACCTATTTGACGCAAAAACTCAACAGAGACTGTGA
- a CDS encoding glycerophosphoryl diester phosphodiesterase, translating to MQNDHILKSRVSKERVLNTKVMGHRGAALLAPENTLASIRAAADAGATWVEIDVYLIAEGGLIIFHDDTLDRCTTGTGVTRDARPADVAELDAGSWFSADFSGEKVPTLLDALECIQGLNLGLNLEIKHDGVDVENIVPAVLAMLRDHWKDNDNLMISSFNHAALQLCYEIDGDRHLAQLYESIPEDWQAQLESIKAYSLNCDYSRLTQSQAQAVKAAGYKLLCYTANDPQAVESHWAWGMDAVITDDPTKFAFLSA from the coding sequence ATGCAAAATGACCACATTTTAAAAAGCCGTGTTTCGAAAGAAAGAGTGTTGAACACAAAAGTGATGGGACATCGTGGCGCGGCTTTATTAGCACCTGAAAACACCTTAGCTTCCATTCGTGCGGCGGCTGACGCAGGAGCGACTTGGGTGGAAATCGATGTGTATTTGATTGCCGAAGGCGGTTTGATCATTTTTCATGACGATACATTAGATCGTTGTACAACGGGAACGGGTGTGACGCGTGACGCCCGCCCAGCGGATGTGGCTGAATTAGACGCTGGCTCTTGGTTTTCTGCGGATTTTTCCGGTGAAAAGGTTCCCACTTTGTTAGACGCATTGGAGTGCATTCAAGGTTTAAACCTAGGTTTAAACCTTGAAATTAAACACGATGGTGTGGACGTTGAAAACATTGTGCCTGCTGTACTGGCAATGCTACGAGATCATTGGAAAGACAATGATAATTTGATGATTTCAAGCTTTAATCACGCTGCATTACAGTTGTGCTACGAGATTGATGGTGATCGTCATTTGGCTCAGCTGTATGAAAGCATTCCAGAAGACTGGCAGGCACAGCTTGAAAGCATTAAAGCGTACAGTTTGAATTGCGATTATTCACGATTGACACAGTCACAGGCACAGGCCGTGAAAGCCGCAGGTTATAAGTTGCTTTGCTACACGGCGAATGATCCGCAAGCAGTAGAGTCTCATTGGGCGTGGGGAATGGACGCGGTGATTACCGATGATCCAACAAAATTCGCCTTTCTATCGGCTTAG
- a CDS encoding DeoR/GlpR family DNA-binding transcription regulator — MGLNERQNQILNWVQQEDALLVEDMVARFNVSSQTIRKDINQLAERHLIRRTHGGISPVSSAENLPFDHRQFLNGDAKTSIAAQVAQVIPDGASVFLGIGTTVEYVAKALVSHHNLQVFTNNLTVAGILGNYPDIRVRVLAGKLRHQHHDLVGEETLSGLRQYYFDYGVLGCGGMDEDQGILDFDPEEAAVSRVLVEQSRYSLLVADQHKWGRKAMARVQPFSAIDWFFSDALSEEQARLLTSHGVQIQLCS; from the coding sequence GTGGGTTTGAATGAGCGACAAAACCAGATATTAAACTGGGTACAACAAGAAGATGCTTTGTTGGTGGAAGACATGGTGGCACGGTTTAATGTGTCATCACAAACCATCCGAAAAGACATTAATCAGTTGGCCGAACGTCATTTGATTCGCCGCACTCATGGTGGCATTTCGCCGGTTTCCAGTGCAGAAAACCTACCTTTTGACCATCGTCAATTTTTAAATGGCGATGCAAAAACGTCGATTGCAGCGCAAGTTGCTCAGGTGATTCCTGATGGTGCCTCGGTGTTTTTAGGCATTGGCACGACCGTCGAATATGTTGCCAAAGCGTTGGTATCGCATCATAACCTGCAAGTGTTTACGAATAATTTAACGGTGGCGGGGATTCTGGGTAATTACCCCGATATTCGAGTACGAGTATTGGCGGGTAAGTTACGGCATCAGCATCATGATCTAGTCGGCGAAGAGACACTGTCGGGTTTACGGCAGTATTACTTTGACTATGGTGTATTGGGCTGTGGTGGCATGGATGAAGACCAAGGTATTTTGGACTTCGACCCTGAAGAAGCCGCGGTAAGTCGGGTGTTAGTAGAGCAAAGTCGCTATAGCTTGTTGGTGGCGGATCAACATAAATGGGGGCGTAAAGCCATGGCGCGGGTGCAGCCTTTTTCAGCAATTGATTGGTTTTTTAGTGATGCTCTGAGTGAAGAGCAAGCCCGTTTACTCACCTCTCATGGTGTTCAAATTCAACTTTGTTCTTAG